One window of Watersipora subatra chromosome 3, tzWatSuba1.1, whole genome shotgun sequence genomic DNA carries:
- the LOC137390564 gene encoding uncharacterized protein, with translation MDVALEVDGNIVEDASWLRKESDHQHINVAKLEAVGRGINLAIAWGFKTFTRAIDLLTVVNWLTNTIDGQNSVRTKGVAEMLVKRRLGVIRDTIAEYGLAVSVHFVPSVENKADQMTRVPRHWLEYREADCEAAEVSAVIFSGKSPKDAICAAHLLHHLGADRMLYLARQIRKDPSREQVKTNLAGCEACQRIDPALQGESIVAVGDLAVEENWCQVAIDVTHYGGSLFLSMVDCGPSRFAIWRRLQTESAAQIVTQLCSTMVERGPCYELLLDNSAAFRSAAVHQFIRWGISLCFQTTYAPGGNGIVERNHRTIKRSAKRGGITPEEAIFWYNVTPRKEMEETSVPSNVLFR, from the coding sequence ATGGATGTGGCCTTGGAGGTCGATGGCAACATTGTGGAGGATGCTTCATGGCTCCGAAAGGAGTCTGACCATCAGCACATCAATGTTGCCAAGTTGGAGGCGGTTGGTCGGGGGATAAATTTGGCAATTGCGTGGGGGTTCAAAACTTTCACGAGGGCCATTGATTTGCTTACAGTTGTTAACTGGTTGACCAACACCATTGATGGACAAAACAGCGTCCGAACAAAGGGTGTTGCGGAGATGCTTGTGAAGCGTCGTTTGGGGGTGATCCGTGACACTATAGCCGAGTATGGACTTGCAGTGTCTGTTCACTTTGTTCCTTCCGTAGAGAATAAAGCTGATCAGATGACCAGGGTACCAAGGCATTGGCTAGAGTACCGAGAAGCTGACTGTGAAGCAGCTGAGGTGTCAGCTGTGATTTTCAGCGGCAAAAGTCCTAAAGACGCCATTTGCGCAGCACATTTGCTGCACCATTTGGGGGCTGACAGGATGCTTTACCTTGCACGACAGATTCGTAAAGATCCGTCACGGGAACAGGTAAAGACTAACTTGGCTGGGTGCGAGGCATGCCAGCGCATTGATCCTGCATTGCAGGGCGAGAGTATTGTAGCCGTTGGAGATTTGGCCGTAGAGGAGAACTGGTGCCAAGTTGCTATTGATGTGACTCATTATGGTGGCAGTCTCTTTCTGTCAATGGTGGACTGTGGCCCGTCGCGGTTTGCCATCTGGCGTAGGCTGCAAACTGAGTCTGCAGCCCAGATAGTGACTCAGCTGTGTAGCACCATGGTTGAGCGCGGGCCGTGTTATGAGTTGTTACTGGACAACTCAGCGGCGTTCAGGTCAGCAGCTGTTCATCAGTTCATCAGGTGGGGAATTTCTCTTTGTTTTCAAACTACCTACGCCCCTGGCGGTAATGGAATAGTTGAGAGAAATCATCGGACAATCAAGAGGAGTGCCAAAAGGGGTGGGATCACCCCGGAGGAGGCGATTTTTTGGTATAATGTAACACCTCGGAAGGAAATGGAGGAGACCTCTGTTCCTTCGAATGTGCTATTTCGATAA
- the LOC137391401 gene encoding melanocortin receptor 5-like yields MDDTELYWSFRAGMNWSDGNYSYEDFGEFQDILNANGEYASNRIDGTHVLILVLSIAAFLTNCLALGAICVIRKRLSANQTMMLSLCCADLLSAVGILAVTLNRQFFGIFMVPVEQQYAAKCVYKITRAIILTGHNATLFNLLCLAVDHYCAIAKPLTYSLYMSKRKVHITLSMFWTISFILGFSDFFIPAPLHKHCYIDSTGGYCERVWCSKYEAEHIMFCVVVMCLAIMTTMYGGIMSILYTYQRQGYTTAPQRKARRHIRGLITSLIILGIFAILWLPSCILDVYTILQMKITNDMSVVKMHQQLMLYLYALVVMNAVCDPLVYALRMREIQAGLKTFLRFQRPTFSNKMNSLGKALRNRSSNNYKFPVKYTRRQYSNNSTSTTIYSGASLSERASFSRKGTMTSQVSEMTEDTPLSGNTSMMQFEFN; encoded by the exons ATGGATGATACCGAGCTCTACTGGAGCTTTCGAGCTGGCATGAACTGGAGTGACGGTAATTATAGCTACGAAGACTTTGGCGAGTTTCAAGATATTCTGAATGCTAATGG AGAGTATGCAAGCAACAGGATAGATGGTACTCATGTCTTGATACTTGTACTCAGCATTGCGGCATTCCTAACCAACTGCCTCGCACTCGGAGCCATTTGCGTCATACGTAAAAGACTTTCAGCCAATCAGACGATGATGCTGAGTTTATGTTGCGCTGATTTACTCTCAGCAGTCGGAATACTCGCTGTAACGTTGAACCGACAGTTCTTTGGAATATTTATGGTTCCAGTGGAGCAGCAATATGCAGCAAAGTGTGTGTACAAAATAACAAGG GCAATAATACTGACAGGCCACAATGCGACACTCTTCAACTTGTTGTGCCTTGCCGTGGACCACTACTGCGCTATAGCCAAACCCCTGACCTATAGCCTCTACATGTCAAAGAGAAAAGTGCACATCACACTGTCTATGTTCTGGACAATATCCTTCATCTTGGGTTTTTCAGACTTTTTTATCCCGGCTCCTCTACACAAACACTGCTACATTGATTCCACGGGAGGCTACTGTGAAAGG GTATGGTGCTCCAAGTACGAGGCAGAGCACATTATGTTCTGCGTAGTGGTCATGTGCCTTGCAATCATGACAACCATGTATGGGGGTATCATGAGCATTCTCTACACTTATCAGAGGCAAGGCTACACAACAGCCCCGCAGCGAAAAGCTCGTCGGCACATTCGAGGCCTGATCACATCTCTAATAATCCTCGGTATATTTGCCATTCTCTGGCTGCCCAGCTGCATTTTGGACGTATATACGATTCTCCAAATGAAGATAACAAATGACATGAGTGTTGTAAAAATGCATCAGCAATTGATGCTGTATTTATATGCATTAGTTGTCATGAATGCCGTCTGTGACCCTCTTGTCTACGCTTTGAGAATGAGAGAAATTCAAGCAGGCTTAAAAACGTTCCTGCGATTCCAAAGGCCAACATTTTCGAATAAAATGAACAGTCTTGGCAAAGCGTTGCGAAACCGATCATCCAATAATTACAAATTCCCAGTAAAATACACACGCAGACAGTACTCCAATAATAGCACAAGCACGACAATCTACAGCGGGGCATCTCTCAGCGAGCGAGCCTCATTTAGCAGGAAGGGGACAATGACAAGTCAGGTGAGCGAGATGACAGAGGACACCCCACTGAGCGGCAATACCAGCATGATGCAGTTTGAATTCAACTGA